GTCAAGTGAGAAGTAAAGAGGGTAAATTAAGCTAATTTAACGTCTGGTTCGTTTTTTACGCACTTTATGTCCATATCTATTTTTTACGCATTTTTGAAAACTAAGGaaacgtttttttatttgttcaacAACCAAAGAACTTTTTACTCAATAAAAGGGCAATCTCACAAATCAGAAACAATTCACTAGCTTTCTTTTCTTCCTAGCTCTCTGTATAACAAAATGAACAAGTTTATGAAATTATTCGCGATTTTCTTGTTCATCCAAATCCAAATAGCCTTGTCTCAACCAAATATTATACAACAACTCTGCAAAAGAAACCGTTTCAACCCCTATGCGTCTCTACTCTCAATCTTGATCCTAGAAGCAAAACCTCAAATCCCAAGGTAAGATTATAAATCATTGTAACATAACAacttgattaataataatattttctgtaAACATATATGACTAGATGGTTATAATACTTGACAATGATTCATGTAATCATTGTCATCATCTTCTATTCCCTCATGCATATTGCAAAGTTATATAGCAAACAAATATACTTATATGTTTTACTTTTCATGCATTAGGGCTTGCGTCGATCTCTATAGATGCGACGACAAAGAAAACGAACGAAACGTTAACTTATCTTATCTCCGTTTACGGGGCATTGGAGGAGGTCGCGAAGATTATGAGAAGTACGGAACTTGCATTGATCAGGATTATGGCGCGTCTGTTGATAGGTATTTGCCGGCGGCTTTGGCTAATCTAAAGGCTAAGAAGTACTCTGCTGCGATAGCTAACTTGCAAAGCGTTGTGGGGCGACGGGTGATTGTCAGAACCAGTTCCCCGGACGTGGTCCATTACTAGTGAGCCAACGTAACAAAGCCGTTCATGATATTGCCGATATGACTACTGACATCATCAAAACTTTTGTctagataataaatttatattgtatctatttttttgcaaaaaaatgttgcaaaaaataaaaaataaaaattaataaggTGTTAAATAAAAACGAATAATATATGTAGTTTCCCTTTTTTATTCACCAGagtttttgatttgatta
The Raphanus sativus cultivar WK10039 unplaced genomic scaffold, ASM80110v3 Scaffold0617, whole genome shotgun sequence DNA segment above includes these coding regions:
- the LOC108811244 gene encoding LOW QUALITY PROTEIN: cell wall / vacuolar inhibitor of fructosidase 1 (The sequence of the model RefSeq protein was modified relative to this genomic sequence to represent the inferred CDS: inserted 3 bases in 3 codons), which gives rise to MNKFMKLFAIFLFIQIQIALSQPNIIQQLCKRNRFXPLCVSTLNLDPRSKTSNPKGLASISIDATTKKTNETLTYLISXLRGIGGGREDYEKYGTCIDQDYGASVDRYLPAALANLKAKKYSAAIANLQSVVXATGDCQNQFPGRGPLLVSQRNKAVHDIADMTTDIIKTFV